The Arachis hypogaea cultivar Tifrunner chromosome 19, arahy.Tifrunner.gnm2.J5K5, whole genome shotgun sequence genome has a window encoding:
- the LOC112777564 gene encoding uncharacterized protein, whose protein sequence is MSNCLLLTYRSEESSPAEKEKEKKKTKTTPKKTQPKKKKVLVEDSPPKEDQYFDGETYEISSDELDEWLGQNVDKSAAEGENQPDLRSTEGRYVSSETIPAVNLGTDAPSSQGNTEQSSVNQPSQSIKKSPLLFYSRKKRQEKKAKTASMLSPSDSNMMVVREQTPSEALAIVPIQVFVPASQTTTETDFEPTPMLQIEGTTET, encoded by the exons atgagtaat tgtctgttattaacttataggagtgaagaatcatcacctgcagagaaggagaaggagaagaaaaaaacaaaaacaacaccaaaaaa aacacaaccaaaaaagaaaaaagttctcgtggaggattcacctcctaAAGAAGACCAATACTTtgacgg tgagacatatgaaatatcaagtgacgaaCTGGATGAATGGCTAGGGCAAAATgttgataaatctgctgcagaggg ggagaaccaacctgacctgcgatcgacagaaggtcgctatgtgtcgtctgaaac aataccggctgtgaacttgggaactgatgctccttcctctcaaggaaacacagaacagagtagtgtaaaccagccgtcacagagcat aaaaaaaagccctttattattttattcaagaaaaaaaaggcaggaaaaaaaagcaaaaactgcaagtat gttgagtccgtctgattcgaatatgatggttgtgagggaacagacaccgtccgaagcgcttgcaat agtcccgattcaggtttttgtgccggcatcccaaacaaccacagagacagattttgaaccaacccctatgctacagattgaagggactacggaaacgtaa
- the LOC140182011 gene encoding uncharacterized protein: MADSSTSSTSSTSQNASKPRKRSQFRAKIKLQKIEIVVRNLHQNNIKLYVKNLKRKRSKYTQHKMAARNQTKDLKCATHLLSDKFRNMAEEKKAIVRDLGFGGLMHVPPLRVDHQLLRELANNFKLGENKLKTGYGSFQITPKTIGDALGINATGNLFPEKVEYKQLYKQLSDDDKIIYRRFQGKTLKSLTDEMMEIGVGSEEERLMFKRIFILYIQMAFLLPTTINKISPVHLAPIFKMDGISERNWGAHVLTFLIKGITDYQDKKKKAIDGCLFALMIIYFHLSENKGKKRAERPPKPWIANWTKEKLVERMTAEKEEILVSKHNMLLLFYLPECC, translated from the exons atggcagactcttccacttcctccacttcttccacttctcaaaacgCTTCGAAACCAAGGAAACGCTCCCAATTTCGAGCAAAAATCAAACTTCAAAAAATAGAAATCGTTGTTCGAAACCTCCATCAAAACAACATCAAACTCTACgtgaagaatctgaagagaaAACGAAGCAAATACACTCAAC acaaaatggcagcaagaaaccaaacgaaagaccttaagtgtgccacacatctcctgagtgataagttcagaaacatgGCTGAGGAGAAGAAGGCAATTGTCAGGGATCTCGGATTTGGTGGGTTGATGCATGTCCCACCTctaagggtggatcaccaactcttaagggaactggcaaacaacttcaaacttggggagaacaaactgaagacaggatatggttctttccaaataacaccaaagacaataggtgatgcgcttggcatcaatgcaacag gaaatctgtttcctgagaaagttgagtataagCAACTTTATAAGCaactttctgatgatgacaaaataatttatagaagattccagggtaagaccctcaaaagtcttaccgatgaaatgatggaaatcggcgttggcagcgaagaggaacgcctgatgttcaagaggatattcatcctctacatacagatggcgttccttttgccaacgacgataaacaaaatatcgcccgtgcacctcgccccaatttttaagatggacggcataTCGGAGAGAAACTGGGGGGCGCATGTTTTGACCTTCTTGATCAAAGGCATCACAGACTACCAGgataagaagaagaaggcaattgatggctgcctctttgccctcatgataatatactttcatctttctgaaaacaaaggcaagaagagggctgaaagaccaccaaagccttggattgccaactggactaaggagaagttggtggaaagaatgactgcagaaaaagaagaaattttggtaagtaaacataatatgttgcttctattttatttacctgaatgctgctag
- the LOC112776768 gene encoding intermediate cleaving peptidase 55, mitochondrial isoform X2, which yields MHCVMRKLTNSISRTQIVGFRSYCSNKVVVDIGQPTPASHPKLLKDGEITPGISSDEYIERRKKLLDLLPEKSLAIIAAAPVKMMTDVVPYTFRQDADYLYITGCQQPGGVAVLGHDIGLCMFMPEVKPYDVTWQGQIAGVEAALDTFKADKAYPMRKLREILPDMLRGSSKLFHNTQTATSTYTELEAFQKLVYCNNVRDLSVYTHQLRWIKSPAELKLMKEAASIACQALLLTMLHSKTYPFEGMLAAKVEYECRMRGAQRMGFNPVVGGGPNASVIHYSRNDQKIKQGDLVLMDVGCELHGYVSDLTRTWPPCGSFSSSQEELYELILETNKLCVELCKPGASIREIHNYSVDMLQKGFKEIGLLKNGGSSSYHKLNPTSIGHYLGMDIHDCSMVSFDAPLKPGVVITIEPGVYIPSSYNCPERYRGIGIRIEDEVLITETGYEVLTASIPKEVKQIESLLNNFCNGMGVDNQNNMRATFS from the exons ATGCACTGTGTTATGAGAAAGCTAACCAACTCCATTTCACGCACGCAG ATTGTAGGTTTTCGTTCGTATTGCAGTAACAAGGTGGTTGTTGATATTGGACAACCAACCCCTGCTTCTCATCCAAAG TTACTAAAAGATGGGGAGATCACCCCAGGTATATCCAGCGATGAATATATCGAAAGAAGGAAGAAGTTATTGGATCTTCTCCCCGAGAAGAGTTTGGCCATCATTGCAGCCGCACCGGTGAAGATGATGACGGATGTTGTGCCATATACATTTCGACAAGATGCGGATTATTTGTATATCACAGGCTGCCAACAACCCGGTGGTGTGGCCGTTTTAGGACATGATATCGGTTTATGCATGTTCATGCCAGAAGTAAAACCTTAT GATGTGACTTGGCAAGGGCAAATAGCAGGAGTTGAAGCGGCATTAGATACATTCAAGGCTGACAAGGCATATCCGATGAGGAAATTGCGTGAG ATCCTTCCAGATATGTTACGGGGATCCTCAAAGTTGTTCCACAACACTCAGACTGCGACCTCCACATACACAGAACTGGAGGCCTTCCAAAAGCTAGTTTATTGTAACAATGTAAGGGATTTATCTGTTTATACACATCAGTTGCGATGGATAAAGTCACCAGCTGAGCTAAAGCTCATGAAGGAGGCTGCATCGATTGCTTGTCAG GCCCTTTTGTTGACTATGCTGCATTCAAAAACATACCCTTTTGAAGGTATGCTAGCTGCAAAGGTTGAATATGAATGCAGAATGAGAGGAGCACAGCGAATGGG ATTCAATCCTGTTGTTGGTGGTGGGCCGAATGCAAGTGTCATACACTATTCCAGAAATGACCAAAAG ATTAAACAGGGAGATCTTGTTTTGATGGATGTTGGATGTGAGTTACATGGTTATGTTAGTGATCTTACTCGTACCTGGCCTCCTTGTGGTAGCTTTTCTTCTTCCCag GAAGAACTTTATGAGCTTATATTGGAAACGAACAAGCTTTGTGTGGAACTTTGTAAACCTGGTGCCAGTATTCGAGAAATACACAACTATTCG GTTGATATGCTGCAAAAAGGATTCAAGGAGATTGGACTATTGAAAAATGGTGGAAGCAGTTCCTACCACAAGTTGAACCCAACTTCTATAG GTCACTATCTAGGAATGGACATTCATGATTGTTCAATGGTCAGCTTTGATGCTCCTCTGAAGCCAGGTGTT GTGATAACTATTGAACCAGGAGTTTACATCCCATCTTCTTATAACTGCCCAGAGAG GTATCGAGGCATCGGGATTAGGATTGAGGATGAGGTACTCATCACAGAAACTGGTTACGAA GTCCTTACAGCATCAATTCCAAAAGAAGTAAAACAAATTGAGTCCTTACTAAACAACTTCTGCAATGGAATGGGTGTGGACAACCAAAATAACATGAGAGCTACATTCAGTTGA
- the LOC112776768 gene encoding intermediate cleaving peptidase 55, mitochondrial isoform X1: MHCVMRKLTNSISRTQFRTKIVGFRSYCSNKVVVDIGQPTPASHPKLLKDGEITPGISSDEYIERRKKLLDLLPEKSLAIIAAAPVKMMTDVVPYTFRQDADYLYITGCQQPGGVAVLGHDIGLCMFMPEVKPYDVTWQGQIAGVEAALDTFKADKAYPMRKLREILPDMLRGSSKLFHNTQTATSTYTELEAFQKLVYCNNVRDLSVYTHQLRWIKSPAELKLMKEAASIACQALLLTMLHSKTYPFEGMLAAKVEYECRMRGAQRMGFNPVVGGGPNASVIHYSRNDQKIKQGDLVLMDVGCELHGYVSDLTRTWPPCGSFSSSQEELYELILETNKLCVELCKPGASIREIHNYSVDMLQKGFKEIGLLKNGGSSSYHKLNPTSIGHYLGMDIHDCSMVSFDAPLKPGVVITIEPGVYIPSSYNCPERYRGIGIRIEDEVLITETGYEVLTASIPKEVKQIESLLNNFCNGMGVDNQNNMRATFS, encoded by the exons ATGCACTGTGTTATGAGAAAGCTAACCAACTCCATTTCACGCACGCAG TTTCGTACGAAGATTGTAGGTTTTCGTTCGTATTGCAGTAACAAGGTGGTTGTTGATATTGGACAACCAACCCCTGCTTCTCATCCAAAG TTACTAAAAGATGGGGAGATCACCCCAGGTATATCCAGCGATGAATATATCGAAAGAAGGAAGAAGTTATTGGATCTTCTCCCCGAGAAGAGTTTGGCCATCATTGCAGCCGCACCGGTGAAGATGATGACGGATGTTGTGCCATATACATTTCGACAAGATGCGGATTATTTGTATATCACAGGCTGCCAACAACCCGGTGGTGTGGCCGTTTTAGGACATGATATCGGTTTATGCATGTTCATGCCAGAAGTAAAACCTTAT GATGTGACTTGGCAAGGGCAAATAGCAGGAGTTGAAGCGGCATTAGATACATTCAAGGCTGACAAGGCATATCCGATGAGGAAATTGCGTGAG ATCCTTCCAGATATGTTACGGGGATCCTCAAAGTTGTTCCACAACACTCAGACTGCGACCTCCACATACACAGAACTGGAGGCCTTCCAAAAGCTAGTTTATTGTAACAATGTAAGGGATTTATCTGTTTATACACATCAGTTGCGATGGATAAAGTCACCAGCTGAGCTAAAGCTCATGAAGGAGGCTGCATCGATTGCTTGTCAG GCCCTTTTGTTGACTATGCTGCATTCAAAAACATACCCTTTTGAAGGTATGCTAGCTGCAAAGGTTGAATATGAATGCAGAATGAGAGGAGCACAGCGAATGGG ATTCAATCCTGTTGTTGGTGGTGGGCCGAATGCAAGTGTCATACACTATTCCAGAAATGACCAAAAG ATTAAACAGGGAGATCTTGTTTTGATGGATGTTGGATGTGAGTTACATGGTTATGTTAGTGATCTTACTCGTACCTGGCCTCCTTGTGGTAGCTTTTCTTCTTCCCag GAAGAACTTTATGAGCTTATATTGGAAACGAACAAGCTTTGTGTGGAACTTTGTAAACCTGGTGCCAGTATTCGAGAAATACACAACTATTCG GTTGATATGCTGCAAAAAGGATTCAAGGAGATTGGACTATTGAAAAATGGTGGAAGCAGTTCCTACCACAAGTTGAACCCAACTTCTATAG GTCACTATCTAGGAATGGACATTCATGATTGTTCAATGGTCAGCTTTGATGCTCCTCTGAAGCCAGGTGTT GTGATAACTATTGAACCAGGAGTTTACATCCCATCTTCTTATAACTGCCCAGAGAG GTATCGAGGCATCGGGATTAGGATTGAGGATGAGGTACTCATCACAGAAACTGGTTACGAA GTCCTTACAGCATCAATTCCAAAAGAAGTAAAACAAATTGAGTCCTTACTAAACAACTTCTGCAATGGAATGGGTGTGGACAACCAAAATAACATGAGAGCTACATTCAGTTGA